The genomic interval CTCTGCTTATTCGGAAAGGTTAGAAATAAGCAGACTGGAAACTACGCGAGCGCATTCGTCAAGGTCGACAATATCCTACGAAAACTCTATTTCCTTCCACGAGAGTATAGACATAAGCATGGCCGGGACACGGACGAAGAAGTGGATATGGAAGACGTCTATAACGAAGTTGATGGTATGATGTCGAGACTCAAGGTTGGGATGCACAAGATCAAGCCATGCACAAGAAAGTATGCTTTTGAGATGCCCGGCGTTCCCAAGGAGACCGAATACTTGAAGTTGCTATACCCGTATGATAAGCCCGCTCTGCCCATGGAGACCAAGGGAGAGACCTTCTCTCATGTCTTCGGTACCAACACCTCCTTGTTCGAGCAGTTCGTTCTTTGGAAGAACATCATGGGACCCTGTTGGCTCAGGTTTGAAGGAGCAGACTTTTCTGCTGTTAACAACGCCTCATGGTGCAAGTTCGAATGCCAAGTCTCGAAACCAGCGCTTATTTCTCCAGTTCCAGACTCTGAGAACTTAGAGGCACCTCCTCTCACTTTGATGAGTCTTGCCTTCAGGACGCAATTGAAcgtgaaagaaaataaacaagagATATTAATCGCAAGCGCCCGAGTGTACGAAAATGTTTCTCTTACGGACACAACACCCCCAGAGAAGCTTCCTTGCAAGACTTTCACGGTGATGCGACCTGTGGGTTCATCATACCCCATGCATTTCGAAGCTGAAACCAAGAGGCAACGAGGCACGTATATCTTGGAGAGGAGCGAGCAATTCTTACTCAGTAAATTCTTGGCATTGTTTGAGAAAATGGATCCTGATGTTCTGATGGGACATCAGCTTCAAGAGGTTGACCTTAGCATCCTGCTCAACCGAttgaaggaaaaaaagactcCTGGGTGGCATCGATTGGGCCGGCTGAAGCGTGGAGATTGGCCCAAAAATTTTAACAGGGGCGGAGGTTTCTTCGCCGAGAGACATCTCATTGCGGGAAGATTGATGTGTGATGTGGCCAACGACATGGGCAAGGTGAGTTCCTCAACATTTGGGTAGTATTGTGCTTGTACTGACAAGAAACAGTCCCTCATGATGAAATGCCAATCGTGGAGTCTGACAGAGATGTGCAATCTTTATCTTGGACCAGGTAATGTACGGCAGGAACTGGATGGCGAAGCAGCATTGAAAACTTGGGCTACCACCAAAGATGGCCTAATGAACTTCGTGAACCATTGCGACACTGATACCTATTTTGTTGCCGCATTGGTGCTGCGACTTCAAATGCTGCCTCTGACTAAAGTGCTTACCAATATTGCTGGTAATTCTTGGGCACGTACCCTTAGTGGTACACGAGCCGAGCGTAACGAGTACATTCTACTCCATGAGTTCCACCGGAATAAGTATATCTGTCCTGATAAGTACTCTGCCAAGCTACAGAAAGCAGAAGTAAAACTACAGGATggcgatgacgatgacgccacggacaagaaaaagaaagacaagtaCAAAGGTGGTCTCGTTTTCGAACCTGAGAAAGGCCTCTACGATCGGTTCGTTCTTGTGATGGACTTTAACAGTTTGTACCCGAGTATCATCCAAGAATACAACATCTGCTTCACAACAGTGGAGCGGACTGCAACCGTAAGGGTCTTTGCTGAAAAGTCTTGTGGTAGTATATGCTGACATGATCTATAGGCTGAAAacgagaatgaagagaaagtaCCAGAAGTTCCTACCTCGGATCAAGAACAGGGAATCCTCCCACGGCTTATTGCTACACTTGTCGGCCGTCGACGAGAGGTGAAAAAGTTAATGAAAGACAAACGCGCAACACCTGAACAGCTTGCACTGTGGGATACGAAACAATTGGCCTTCAAGCTGACTGCTAACTCTATGTATGGATGTTTGGGTTACACTCAGAGTCGCTTCTATGCTCGTCCCCTGGCCATGCTTACCACGTTCAAAGGTCGTGAGATTTTAAGAAGCACAAAGGAACTGGCAGAATCGAAGCAGTTGAGGGTCATTTACGGTGATACCGACTCCGTCATGATCAACACCAATATGGATACGCTAAGCGACGCGCTGAAGGTCGGAGAGGAATTCAAGAAATCTGTGAATGAAAGATACCGGCTTTTAGAAATCGATATTGACAATATCTTCCGTCGGCTGCTATTGCATGCCAAAAAGAAATACGCCGCTATAAACATGACGGAGATGGATGGCAAATATGTGGACAAGTTGGAAGTCAAGGGTTTGGACATGAAGAGGCGTGAATACTGCGCCCTGTCAAAGGAGGTGTCTCAGAGGCTCTTGAATGAGGTTCTCTCCGGCGAAGACCAAGAGATCGTCCTCAATCGGGTCCATGACTATCTACGTGACTTGGCCGGGAAGATGCGAGAATTCGCCGTTCCCGTCCAGAAATATGTCATTTACACTGTACGTCATGTCCCTGTATGTTGAAGTGAATGAATGAGGCGCTAATACTCCCTGCAGAAACTCTCTAAACGACCGGAAGAATATCCTAACAAGGAGACGATGCCGCCTGTTCAGGTTGCCCTCCGGGAGCTTGCCCGCGGCAAGTCAGTCCGGCCAAACGATGTTATCTCGTACATTGTGACAAGTGGTGATTCTGAAACATCCTCCCTTGCGCCAGCAAAGCGCTCGTACACACTTCAGGATGTGATGAAACCCGATTCAGGGCTCAACCCTGATATTGAATTCTACCTCTTGAAGCAGATTTTCCCTCCTATTGAGCGTCTGTGTGCTCCAATTCCCGGAACTGATGCGGTTCGACTGGCCGAGTGCCTGGGTCTGGACGTCCGCAAGTATCAAATCAATACTTCTAGCGGTGGAAACCAGCAGAACACGGACATCTTCCCGCTGGAGTCACAAATTCCGGATTCTGTTCGCTTTGAAACTGCCGCAAGACTAACGCTGACATGTCGGTCCTGTAAAGAGAAATCAGTTTTCGAAGGGCTTGCAGCATCATCCCACATGTGCAACGCCAATGGCCTTTTCTGTCCGAATACTGCTTGCCAAAAACAGTTTACTGTTTTGACAATCATCGCACAGCTGGAAAGCCAAATCCGGGCCCAAACTTCCAAGTACTACGAGGGCTGGCTTGTCTGTGATGACTCCGCGTGCGGTAACCGAACGCGGCAGATGAGTGTTTACGGGCATAGATGCCTGGGTCCCCGGGGCCACGCTGAAGGCTGTCTTGGTCGGATGTCCTACGAATACTCAGAGAAGCAACTTTACAACCAGTTGCTGTACTTTGCTGGACTCTGGGATGTGGACAAGGCGCGGGTCGCCGCAGAGAAGGAAGCCAgtggggagaagaaagacagtgTCGTTGCTCTTGCTTCGTTTAACCGCGCACGGTTTGAGACGGTTAAAGGCGTGGTGGACGCGTATCTAAAGAAGTGCGGGCGGCAATGGGTTGAAATGGACAGTCTGTTCCGGTTCATGCTACCGTAGACTTCACGCAAGGGATATTAATCGACTGGCATCTGTATATAGTCTGCATGTTTTGGATGGTTCGGGTCTGTTGTTTCTATCACTGCGGATAGCGCAATTGGTTTTATGTTTGGGATGATGGGATGAGGGTTATAAACATCAATGATAAGTTCTGAAATGTCTGCCATTTTCACATGAATGTATAGGCACATAGTTTAATTCCAATATGAAAAGTACGTATCTTGAAGTCTCGCTCTATCTTATCGTAATTTGGGataaatgatatcaaatGCCCCACACCCCGCCAAATAACTTCTTTGCCGCACTTCCGCCGGCTGTTGAACCAATTACTAAGACATATCACCTCTGTCCATCTCCATCGGTGGATGTTTTGTGATCTCACTGGGTAATCTTCGAATCCGCCGTCATGTCGGTGAAACGAGTTCTGGTTATCGCAGGTTCTGACAGCTCAGGTGGCGCGTATGTTTAACTCATTCCCGTCTCATGCACTGGAGCGATTGATTTTCACTCCGTGAGGCGCAGCCAGACTAATGCATACTCAGTGGCCTGGAGGCGGACCAGCGCGTTTTAGCTGCGCATGGATGTTATGCTCTAACTGCGACCACTGGACTGACAGCCCAGAACACTCTGGGTGTACAGGATATCTTCGTTGTCCCGGCTGAGTTTGTTaagaaacaaatcaatgCCGGTCTTGAAGATATCGGAGCGGATGCCGTGAAGCTTGGTAAACACTgtcttattcttttctctcgttGTAGGTTCTAGCCTGACAAATTTAAGGGATGCTTTCGTCCGCAGAGACAATTGATATTATCGCCGAAACGCTGGTGACCCACCAAGTTCCgtcggtggtgttggatcCGGTAGCCCTTACTCAACTTGCCTGAAATACACTTAGCATCTAACATTACCGCAGGTGATGGTCTCGACTAGTGGCTCTAAACTACTACCTGAAGCGGCTGTAGAAAAATTGCGGACGAAGCTTCTGCCATTGACAACCGTTCTCACCCCCAATATCCCCGAAGCGAAGCTGCTACTGAAAGACGCCGGTCTAGATGTACCGGAGCCAGAGGGTCTCCCGGACGTTCTTCAGTTAGTCAAGCAAGTCAAAGCCCTAGGCCCCAAAGCTGTTCTTCTTAAAGGCGGGCATTTACCTCTCACCAAGGATCACAAAACGGCGCGGAACCAGGACGAGGCTACCACAGTTATAGACGTGCTTTACGATGGACAAGATATCACACTTTTCGAGACAGACTTCTTATTATCTAGGAACACCCACGGCACCGGATGTTCTCTTGCGTCTTCGATCGCAGCCAATATTGCCTTAGGCAAAGATTTGAAGCGAGCAGTGCATAGTGCTGTTCGGTTCGTCGAGGCGGGAATTAAGACCAGCTTTGATATTGGAAAGGGAAGTGGTCCAATCAACCATTTCCACTCGGTGTATACACTACCTTTTGCGCCGTACGTTGCTATCTTATTTCCGGGAGCATGAGAAGTGAGGGTGCTAATGGACACACAAAGTGGTCGTTTCTTAGAATATGCCCTGGACCGCCCTGATATTCGCCCGGTATGGCAGAAGTTTACCGAACATGAATTTGTTTTGGGCATGGGCAGTGGCACACTTCCCGTGGAGAAATTCAAGGAGTACCTAGTGCAGGATTACCTCTACCTGGTGGACCAATGCACCCTTCATTTGTCCAATGGACTTTGTCTAACAATGTGATATTCAGGTCCAATTCGCTCGAAGCAATGCGCTCGCAGCCTACAAGGCTAAGAATATGGAATCCATTGCTGCAGTAAGTGAACCGATTACTGTGACTTCTCCTGTACAAGGCATTCAGCCGTTCGTAAGGGTTGACTTGGCTTGAACCACCATAGTCGGCGCAGATCGTCCTACACATCCAGCGCGAAACAGCGTTGCACTTAGATTATTGTACCTCCTTCGGACTATCAAAAGAAGAGATGGAAATGACTCCCGAAACTATCGGTACGTTCACAAATTCATGCCATTACCTGTGTGAGGTTGCTAACAAGTTGCCGTTGGGATGACAGCTTGTACTGCATACAGTAGATACATCCTCGATGTTGGTCAATCTGAGGATTGGCTCGCATTGCAAATGGCTCTTGCGCCTTGTTTAATTGGTTACGGAGCCATTGCCCAGAGACTGTACACGGACAAGGACACTCTTCGGCAGGGCAACCGTTACTGGAAGTGGATAGAAAACTACGTTGCGGAAGACTACTCGGAGGCAGTTCGACTGGGATCTGGTAAGTGGCCCTCATAGCACTGAAAGCACCATTCTCATCGTGACCATGAATTGCTGACTTTGCCGTAGAACTTCTTGAGAGACACATGCGCGAGATTTCTCCGAGCCGAATGGAAGAGCTGATTCAGATCTTTATTCGGGCAACGGAGTTAGAGATCAGATTCTGGGACATGGGGTTGGGAGCTCgatagaagaagaaaaaggtagaaGAATCCATGATGTATAGTTAACGGAGCAGGGTAGACCGATAATACCCATTCAACACAAAGAGTTTGACCTTTCAATGGAGCCTAAATTAGGTTTAGTTCTGGATGGCGAAAATGATTACTAGTAAGTCCAAACAGTGCAAACAGGGTATACCCACCAGTCACGGGAGGCGGTGAAGGCAGCGACAAGCGGTGAATGGACGGTGTAGCCATAACTCTACCATTTTGCCCATCTTTTGCCATTGTCATTCCTTGGGTCCAGTCCCCTGCACTAATCCAATCGGGAAAGCGTCGCCTTCGCCTCTTTTTCGCCTTcgactttttcttctccttcccgCCCCATCGCgactatttttttttctcctcctccatctccctTATCTCtcccccttcctcctcatccttgttttctttctcttggacATTCTTTCGTCCTTTACCCTCGGTCTTTATTGTGGAAGAGGCTGTCTAACATCCCCTTCCTTCATTCAAACCCATTCTTTTAagtcttttgttttctgtttttcATCTCATACCCGCCAAAAAAAGGACCGCATAATGTCTTACAACGGTGGCTATCAGCGCGACCAGCGCGACTCCTACCGGTGAGTGACTCTATCCAGAAAAGTTATCTAATGTGAGGCGGTTTTGGAGCATTTCCTATCTGTCAGTCTTGCGCGGGCGTTGTAGTCATCACACCATCTTTGCAACCCAGTCGCAAGGCCTGACGTATGGAGAGACAACTTATGCCCCTTGCCTTGGATAATTCCTTTGATACAGTGAATCGCGTTTGCTAACGTCGGTTTTCGTTTTCTAGCTCTAGaaacggtggtggtggtggatacTCGAATGGCTACTCCAACGGCAACAGCAACGGCTActctggtggtggtagtggtggtggctATGGAGGTGGCTACGGCGGTGGTGGCTACGGCGGCGGCTATGGCGGTAGAGGTGGTggcgccggtggtggtgaccGGATGTCCAACCTCGGCGCTGGcttgaagaagcaagaaTGGGGTATGTGTTAATCCTTAAAACGCGTATTCGTCAGGATATCTGTTGCTAATGTTTATCTCAGATCTGGATTCTCTACCCAAATTTGAGAAGTCTTTCTACAAGGAGCACCCCGATGTCGCCAACCGGTCTCAGCGCGATGTTGATGAGTTCCGTAAGAAGTTTGAGATGTCTGTGCAAGGAAAAAACATTCCTCGCCCCGTCGAGACCTTCGACGAGGCTGGCTTCCCCCAATACGTGCTGAGCGAGGTTAAGGCTCAGGGTTTCGAACGCCCTACCGCTATTCAGTCTCAGGGATGGCCCATGGCTCTCTCTGGTCGTGATGTCGTTGGTATTGCCGAGACCGGTTCCGGAAAGACCCTGTCCTACTGTCTTCCTGCTATTGTCCACATCAACGCTCAGCCCCTTCTTGCTCCTGGTGACGGCCCTATCGTTCTCGTCCTCGCCCCTACCCGTGAATTGGCAGTCCAGATCCAGGCCGAAATCACTAAGTTCGGAAAGTCGTCTCGCATTCGCAACACTTGTGTGTATGGTGGTGTCCCCAAGGGTCCCCAGATCCGTGACTTGAGCCGCGGCGTCGAGGTCTGCATTGCTACTCCCGGTCGTCTCATTGATATGCTCGAGGCTGGCCGCACTAACCTCCGCCGTGTCACTTACCTTGTTCTTGACGAGGCCGACCGCATGCTGGACATGGGTTTCGAGCCACAGATCCGCAAGATTATCTCCCAGATTCGCCCTGACCGTCAGACTTGCATGTGGTCCGCCACGTGGCCCAAGGAAGTCCG from Aspergillus flavus chromosome 7, complete sequence carries:
- a CDS encoding putative DNA polymerase alpha catalytic subunit, coding for MASARAKLAELRALRASGKKRISTYEVEEQDDIYEEVDDEGYKKIIRNRLDEDDFVVDDNGEGYADDGREDWTVDYHDSESDDGDLPANGKAAKRKREEDKQRKEKINNGISKYFNKGSGASAPKPKPVATAEDEAFMADLLGEVDTNVVSNHVPTQNVIKSETRRKVRVLSPPLSHRPRPQKKQTKDENSDPMSPIGQKPDLDLDNDDGPLPVADDDDVPMSDPMPSSPVSKAVERKTAITVKTEDPDEEDNDLMEIAEVTGQHEAKTTSVNMAGSRPPPKIKKEAYTTPANSSPVKAMPDVANASWNDVRNKLNVLSSPASETRTFGKLRAQDVVEDDGSLRMFWIDFTEVNGSLCLFGKVRNKQTGNYASAFVKVDNILRKLYFLPREYRHKHGRDTDEEVDMEDVYNEVDGMMSRLKVGMHKIKPCTRKYAFEMPGVPKETEYLKLLYPYDKPALPMETKGETFSHVFGTNTSLFEQFVLWKNIMGPCWLRFEGADFSAVNNASWCKFECQVSKPALISPVPDSENLEAPPLTLMSLAFRTQLNVKENKQEILIASARVYENVSLTDTTPPEKLPCKTFTVMRPVGSSYPMHFEAETKRQRGTYILERSEQFLLSKFLALFEKMDPDVLMGHQLQEVDLSILLNRLKEKKTPGWHRLGRLKRGDWPKNFNRGGGFFAERHLIAGRLMCDVANDMGKSLMMKCQSWSLTEMCNLYLGPGNVRQELDGEAALKTWATTKDGLMNFVNHCDTDTYFVAALVLRLQMLPLTKVLTNIAGNSWARTLSGTRAERNEYILLHEFHRNKYICPDKYSAKLQKAEVKLQDGDDDDATDKKKKDKYKGGLVFEPEKGLYDRFVLVMDFNSLYPSIIQEYNICFTTVERTATAENENEEKVPEVPTSDQEQGILPRLIATLVGRRREVKKLMKDKRATPEQLALWDTKQLAFKLTANSMYGCLGYTQSRFYARPLAMLTTFKGREILRSTKELAESKQLRVIYGDTDSVMINTNMDTLSDALKVGEEFKKSVNERYRLLEIDIDNIFRRLLLHAKKKYAAINMTEMDGKYVDKLEVKGLDMKRREYCALSKEVSQRLLNEVLSGEDQEIVLNRVHDYLRDLAGKMREFAVPVQKYVIYTKLSKRPEEYPNKETMPPVQVALRELARGKSVRPNDVISYIVTSGDSETSSLAPAKRSYTLQDVMKPDSGLNPDIEFYLLKQIFPPIERLCAPIPGTDAVRLAECLGLDVRKYQINTSSGGNQQNTDIFPLESQIPDSVRFETAARLTLTCRSCKEKSVFEGLAASSHMCNANGLFCPNTACQKQFTVLTIIAQLESQIRAQTSKYYEGWLVCDDSACGNRTRQMSVYGHRCLGPRGHAEGCLGRMSYEYSEKQLYNQLLYFAGLWDVDKARVAAEKEASGEKKDSVVALASFNRARFETVKGVVDAYLKKCGRQWVEMDSLFRFMLP
- a CDS encoding thiamine biosynthesis protein (Thi-4) translates to MSVKRVLVIAGSDSSGGAGLEADQRVLAAHGCYALTATTGLTAQNTLGVQDIFVVPAEFVKKQINAGLEDIGADAVKLGMLSSAETIDIIAETLVTHQVPSVVLDPVMVSTSGSKLLPEAAVEKLRTKLLPLTTVLTPNIPEAKLLLKDAGLDVPEPEGLPDVLQLVKQVKALGPKAVLLKGGHLPLTKDHKTARNQDEATTVIDVLYDGQDITLFETDFLLSRNTHGTGCSLASSIAANIALGKDLKRAVHSAVRFVEAGIKTSFDIGKGSGPINHFHSVYTLPFAPGRFLEYALDRPDIRPVWQKFTEHEFVLGMGSGTLPVEKFKEYLVQDYLYLVQFARSNALAAYKAKNMESIAASAQIVLHIQRETALHLDYCTSFGLSKEEMEMTPETIACTAYSRYILDVGQSEDWLALQMALAPCLIGYGAIAQRLYTDKDTLRQGNRYWKWIENYVAEDYSEAVRLGSELLERHMREISPSRMEELIQIFIRATELEIRFWDMGLGAR
- a CDS encoding ATP-dependent RNA helicase dbp2 (RNA helicase, putative), coding for MSYNGGYQRDQRDSYRSRNGGGGGYSNGYSNGNSNGYSGGGSGGGYGGGYGGGGYGGGYGGRGGGAGGGDRMSNLGAGLKKQEWDLDSLPKFEKSFYKEHPDVANRSQRDVDEFRKKFEMSVQGKNIPRPVETFDEAGFPQYVLSEVKAQGFERPTAIQSQGWPMALSGRDVVGIAETGSGKTLSYCLPAIVHINAQPLLAPGDGPIVLVLAPTRELAVQIQAEITKFGKSSRIRNTCVYGGVPKGPQIRDLSRGVEVCIATPGRLIDMLEAGRTNLRRVTYLVLDEADRMLDMGFEPQIRKIISQIRPDRQTCMWSATWPKEVRQLASDFLNDYIQVNIGSMDLSANHRITQIVEVVSDFEKRDKMIKHLEKIMENRGNKCLIFTGTKRIADEITRFLRQDGWPALSIHGDKQQQERDWVLNEFKTGKSPIMVATDVASRGIDVRDITHVLNYDYPNNSEDYVHRIGRTGRAGAKGTAITFFTTDNSKQARDLVTILTEAKQQIDPRLAEMVRYSGGGGGGRGGYGRWGGRGGGRGRGGNYTASNAAPLGGNRRW